The following are encoded in a window of Rosa chinensis cultivar Old Blush chromosome 4, RchiOBHm-V2, whole genome shotgun sequence genomic DNA:
- the LOC112198129 gene encoding uncharacterized protein LOC112198129 translates to MVYTGGSEERTRVVAAKSSSAAAGMNSERAAKPLHNFSLPWDLKWGNQRHLRCMKVDSDGDAAADFDRRSAVGVVRRRGGESEGLFDRRSRVRRQRIERAGDGEEEEGIEAVREKLMFEFKTAADKMKDAILRGEKEEVEEEDDHEPAPVAAAVVTDATAAAEEEDAEAVAAEEGGSSPAAAAVRPWNLRTRRAACKAPIGGGGGKGLKIEERKTNYSPLRSEGNNGGKSPRLVRGASGSGLEKDGPKERPKFSLTLSKKEIDEDFIQMLGHRPPRRPKKRPRAVQKQLDALFPGMWLTEVSADSYKVPEFPENVKR, encoded by the exons ATGGTGTATACAggggggtcggaggagagaacgagagtggtggCGGCTAAGTCGTCGTcggcggcggcggggatgaatTCCGAGAGAGCGGCGAAGCCTCTGCACAATTTCAGTTTGCCTTGGGATTTGAAGTGGGGGAACCAGAGGCACCtgcggtgcatgaaggtggattccGATGGCGACGCGGCGGCGGATTTTGATCGGCGATCGGCGGTGGGGGTGGTTCGGCGGCGGGGAGGGGAATCGGAGGGGCTGTTCGACAGGCGGAGCAGGGTGAGGAGGCAGAGGATCGAGAGAGCCGGCGACGGCGAAGAGGAGGAGGGGATCGAGGCGGTGAGGGAGAAGCTCATGTTTGAATTCAAAACGGCGGCGGACAAGATGAAAGACGCGATTTTGAGAGGGGAGAAGGaagaggtggaggaggaggacgacCACGAGCCGGCGCCggttgctgctgctgttgttaCTGACGCgacggcggcggcggaggaggaggacgcTGAGGCCGTGGCTGCGGAGGAGGGGGGATCGTcgccggcggcggcggcggtgaGGCCGTGGAATCTGAGGACGAGGAGGGCGGCGTGCAAGGCTCCAATTGGCGGTGGTGGCGGCAAGGGGTTGAAAATTGAGGAGAGGAAGACGAATTACTCGCCGTTGAGGAGTGAGGGAAACAATGGCGGCAAGTCACCGAGGCTGGTCCGAGGGGCTTCCGGTTCGGGTCTGGAGAAGGACGGGCCCAAGGAAAGGCCCAAGTTCTCACTCACGCTCTCCAAGAAGGAGATCGATGAGGATTTCATTCAGATGCTCGGCCACCGCCCTCCCCGCCGCCCCAAGAAGCGGCCCAGAGCGGTGCAGAAGCAATTGGAT GCTTTGTTTCCCGGTATGTGGTTGACGGAGGTCTCAGCTGATTCGTACAAGGTTCCTGAGTTCCCTGAAAATGTCAAG AGGTAG
- the LOC112198130 gene encoding uncharacterized protein LOC112198130 translates to MAIEVCSEISSPVFSPRISFSHDLDKANVTVTKEEQPQQRLDSSLVDSSSDFDFCIVNNIKLELSSADELFSNGKILPVQIKLNPNTTTATKEALLQPPHQSATKNTEKKRLKEFLDDSNAEDETNENDEKPAIAKPSWQFRRSSSLNFDSTTTARGMSLIRSLHFLSRSNSTGSAPNPKQTVTPNQKQQHLRKNQSTNSRRRSSSASSSSCSSSTTYYPYNTSPRSQKPSLRKSGSYGNGVRISPVLNLPPPYISKVTVSFFGFGSLFCNGKLKRKKK, encoded by the coding sequence ATGGCCATCGAGGTGTGCTCGGAGATTTCCAGCCCCGTATTTAGTCCAAGGATTTCGTTTTCTCATGATCTCGACAAGGCAAACGTTACGGTGACAAAAGAAGAGCAGCCACAACAACGGTTAGACTCATCTCTGGTGGATTCAAGTTCTGATTTCGACTTCTGCATAGTCAATAATATCAAGCTAGAGCTGTCTTCGGCGGACGAGCTTTTCTCCAATGGCAAGATTCTTCCTGTCCAAATCAAGCTAAATCCCAacaccaccaccgccaccaaAGAAGCCCTTCTTCAGCCTCCTCATCAATCCGCAACAAAAAACACAGAGAAAAAGAGACTGAAGGAGTTCTTAGACGACAGCAATGCTGAAGATGAAACTAATGAAAATGATGAGAAGCCTGCGATTGCAAAGCCCTCCTGGCAGTTCAGGAGAAGCAGCAGCCTCAATTTCGATAGTACTACTACTGCTCGCGGTATGAGCTTAATCCGATCACTCCATTTTCTTTCGAGAAGCAACTCAACCGGATCAGCTCCAAATCCAAAGCAAACAGTTACCCCAAATCAGAAGCAGCAGCATTTGCGGAAAAACCAATCTACCAACTCAAGAAGAAGATCATCatcagcatcatcatcatcatgttCAAGTAGCACTACATATTATCCTTACAACACCTCACCGCGGTCACAAAAGCCTTCGTTAAGGAAGAGTGGATCTTACGGCAATGGGGTAAGAATTAGTCCAGTCCTGAATCTCCCACCACCTTACATTTCAAAAGTTACCGTGAGTTTTTTCGGGTTCGGATCTCTCTTCTGTAATGGTAAgttgaaaaggaagaagaaatga